The genomic interval TACATGGCCGAGCGCATCTGGCCCGGCACCCGCGCCCTCGCCGAGGCGCACCTCGCCGCGGGCCAGAAGGTGTGGCTCGTCACGGCGGCCCCGGTGGAGATCGCCAACGTGATCGCCCGCCGCCTCGGCCTCACCGGCGCGCTCGGCACGGTCGCCGAGTCCGTCGACGGCGTCTACACCGGCAAGTTGGTCGGCGAACCCCTGCACGGCCCCGCGAAGGCGGAGGCGGTAAGGGCGTTGGCGGCGGCGGAGGGCCTGGACCTCTCGCGCTGCGCCGCGTACAGCGACTCGCACAACGACATCCCGATGCTCTCGCTGGTCGGGCACCCCTACGCCATCAACCCGGACTCCAAGCTGCGCAAGCACGCGCGCGAGCTGGACTGGCGGCTGCGCGACTACCGGACGGCCCGCAAGGCGGCCAAGGTCGGCATCCCGGCGGCGGCCGGCGTGGGCGCGGTGGCGGGCGGCACGGCCGCGGCGATCGCTTTGCACCGCCGACGCCGGTGACGCGGTAAACACAGCCAATCCACGAGCCGTACCCGCGTAACCCCCTGTCCAGTCACGTTGGCTGCACACGGCCACAACACGCCCCGGTCCCTGACTGAATTCGGACCGTTCTGATCAACAACCGGTCACTCTGCGGTACTTGATCGGGCGTCAACCGGTTACGGAAGCGACGTAATCGATGATTTGAGCAACTGGGTGTAGCAGCGCCTGCACGAAGCGTTATTCTCCTCAGACGCAATCCGGTACCCCTCCGTCGCTACGACGGGTGAATGTTCCGGTACTGCACGTGATGGAAGCTCTGCCTCTGGGAGTCCCGTGTACCCACACGTCGGGGTTGACGCCTCGGGCCTGGCTACGCTGCGCGCAACGGTCCAAGACCTGTTGCGCGGCTTCGTCCCCACCGCGTACGCCGTCCCCGCCGCCTTCGCCACCACCGCACCCGTCGGTCCGTGCTATGCACTGGCAGACGGCGGCGCGGCGGTTGGCAGACGAGGGCGCTCGGCCGGCGCCGCCACCGCACGCCGTCCGGCCGCTGACAGCGACAGCGCCCGGATGATGGACCTCGTGGAGCGTGCCCAGGCCGGCGAAGCCGACGCCTTCGGCCGCCTCTACGACCAGTACAGCGACACTGTGTACCGGTACATCTACTACCGAGTGGGAGGCAAAGCCACCGCCGAGGACCTCACCAGCGAGACCTTTCTGCGCGCCCTGCGCCGCATCGGCACGTTCACCTATCAGGGGCGCGACTTCGGCGCCTGGCTGGTGACGATCGCCCGCAACCTGGTCGCCGACCACTTCAAGTCGAGCCGCTTCAGGCTGGAAGTGACCACCGGCGAGATGCTCGACGCCAACGAGGTCGAGCGCTCCCCCGAGGACTCCGTCCTGGAGTCCCTCTCGAACGCCGCACTGCTCGACGCCGTACGGCGGCTCAACCCGCAGCAGCAGGAGTGCGTCACGCTCCGCTTCCTCCAGGGCCTCTCCGTCGCGGAGACCGCCCGGGTGATGGGCAAGAACGAGGGTGCGATCAAGACCCTCCAGTACCGGGCCGTGCGCACTCTCGCCCGGCTCCTCCCGGACGACGCCCGCTGACGGCATACGCTCGGTAACGCCCAACTCGCGCTCAGTGAAAGTCCGTTGAGTTCGCGGTCGGATCATCCGCCGTCCGTAACCCAAGTGCCGCGCCACTCGTTGTGCGGGATACAGGCTCCCTGTGGTCACGACCTGACCCTCTCCGATCACTCGATCGTGTGGATGTGGTCAGGCTGTGCAACCCTCAGGACCCCCTGGGGAGTCGACCGTCATGACGCGAGAGGAGGTGCCGCCAGTGATCGCGAACGTATCGGCGCACCGGCGGGCGAACGCCTTCGCCCAGGCCCTGGAAGAGGAGCTGTCCGACCAGGGCACGGCGGCCGAGCAGTCCGAAGGACCGGCCCCGGCCCCGGCTGCTGCGGAACAGACCGAGCAGGGCCGCATGCTGGCCTTCGCCACCGGTCTCGGCGAGCTGCCCAAACCCGTACTGGACCCCGAGGTCAAGGTGGTCCAGCGGGCTCAGCTGGTCGCCGCGTTCGAGGCCATGCTGCAAGGCGAGGCACCCGGACCCTCGGTACCGGAGCAGCGGTCCCGGGGTGCGCACCGGGCCACCGGTCTGGGCAAGCTGCGACCGCGGTCCCGACTCACCAAGGGCCTCGCGGCCGGCGGACTGAGCGTCGGGGTCGCGGCGGGTGCCTTCGGCGGAGTGGCCGCGGCGAGCTCGGGCGCCCTGCCCGGTGACTCGCTCTACGGCCTGAAGCGCGGCATCGAGGACTTCAAGCTCAACTACCTGTCCGACGGCGACGACCAGCGCGGTGTGGCCTTCCTCGACCAGGCGTCCAACCGCCTGAGCGAGGCACGCCGGCTGATCGAGCGGGACCGCAGCGGCCACCTCGACCACGAGCAGCTCGGCGAGATCCGCCGCACGCTCGCCGGCATGACGCACGACGCGTCCGAGGGCCACCGCCTGCTGCACGAGGCGTACGAGCAGGACCCGAACTCGCTGGGCCCCATCCAGGCCCTCTCCGCGTTCTCCCGCTCGCACCGCGAGGCCTGGGGCGCCCTGCGCGACCGCCTCCCCGTCCAGCTCGGCGACGTCAGCGACCAGGTGTCGTCGGTCTTCGACGCCATAGACGAAGAGGTCGCCCCGCTCCAGTCGCTGCTCCCCCAACCCCCGGCGACGACCCCCGGCACCGGCAAGCACCGCGCTCCGGGTACGGGGTCCAAGGGCGGTTCCACCGACACCCACCGCTCGACGACACCGAGCACCACGGAGGGCTCCGCCGACACCAGCCACTCCAGCACCCCGAGTTCGTCCGCCACCACCGGCGAGGGCCTCCTCGGCGGCAACACGGGGGGCCTCCTGGACCCCCCGAAGGCCACCGGCACGGAGTCGCCGTCCGCGAGCAAGCCGTCGATCACGGAACCGGACGTCACGCTGCCACCGCTGCTCCCGGGCTTGCTGCCGGGCCTGGGCATCGACAGCGAGGACGCGAATTAGCTCCGCCGGTTCCGCAGTTCCTTGGCTGCGGGCCGGTGGGGGCTGGTCGCGCAGTTCCCCGCGCCCCTAAAGACGATGGGTGCCCCTCGCTGGAGGGGCACCCATCGTCGTACAGCCGAAAAACTAGAAGAACACCGACCGCCGCTGCACCAGCAACTTGTACAGCGTGTGCTGGATCTGTTCCCTCACCTGATCCGTGAGGTTGAACATCAGCATCGGATCCTCGGCGGCCTCCGGCGGATAGCCATCCGTAGGGATCGGCTCGCCGAACTGGATCGTCCACTTCGTGGGGAGCGGGATCGCACCCAGCGGCCCCAGCCACGGAAACGTGGGCGTGATCGGGAAGTACGGGAACCCCAGGACGCGGGCCAGCGTCTTGGAGTTGCCGATCATCGGGTAGATCTCCTCGGCCCCGACGATCGAGCACGGGATGATCGGCGTGCCCTTGCGCAGGGCCGTCGAGACGAAGCCGCCCCGGCCGAAGCGCTGGAGTTTGTACCGCTCGCTGAACGGCTTGCCGATCCCCTTGAAGCCCTCCGGCATCACACCGACCAACTCACCGCGCCCCAGCAGCCGTTCGGCGTCCTCGGCGCAGGCCAGCGTGTGACCGGCCTTGCGGGCGAGCTCGTTGACCACCGGCAGCATGAAGACGAGGTCCGCCGCGAGGAGCCGGAGGTGCCGGCCCGCCGGGTGGTTGTCGTGGACGGCGATCTGCATCATCACGCCGTCCAGCGGCAGCGTCCCGGAGTGGTTGGCGACGATCAGCGCGCCGCCCTCCGCCGGGATGTTCTCGATGCCCTTGACCTCGACCCGGAAGTACTTCTCGTACAGCGGGCGCAGCGCCGGCATCAGGAGCTCGTCGGTGAGCTCCTCGTCGTAGCCGAAGTCGTCGACCTCGTAGTCCCCGGTCAGCCGGCGGCGCAGGAAGGACAGGCCGTGGGCGACCCGGCGTTCCAGGGCGCTCTGGAGGCTCTGGATCTCCTCGTCCTGCGGCTTCTCCGGCTCTTGTTCCTCACGCGTCACAGGAACATCATCCTGCGCGAAGTCCCGGCCCGGCAGGGGCTGGACCTCACGGACCAGCGCGGGCTCGCCGTTCTTGCGCCGGTTCCCCGTGCTCCGGCGGCGCTGCGGCCGCTGCACGCCGTTCGCGCGGGACCGGTCGTCGTCGAACGGAATGACCTTGGCATCCGCCATCGTTGATGCGCTCCTCAGTTGGCGCTCGGCGTCGGGGGGTGGCCACTGTCCGACCTGGACAGCGCGGCGATCCGGTCGACGGCCCCCGCGAGGACCTCCGGCGGCAGCAGCCCCGGGCCCTGGCTGCGCGCGAAGTCCGCAAAGGTCTCGGCGGTCGTGTACTTCGGCTTGTACCCCAGCGTCTCGCGCATCTGGACCGTCGACACGACCCGGCCGTGGGTGAGCAACCGGATCTGTTCCGGGGAGAAGTCCGTCATCCCCAGCGTACGCACCAGGGAACCCGCCCAGGTGACCGCCGGCAGCAGCAGCGGCACGGTCGGGCGGCCCAGGCGCCGCGAGCACTGGGAGAGCAGCAGGACGCCGTCCCCGGCGATGTTGAAGGTGCCGCTGTTGAGCGTGCCCCGCTCCGGGTCGTGCGAGGCGATCCGCAGTACGTCGATCACGTCGTCCTCGTGCACGAACTGAAGCCGCGGGTCGTAGCCGAACACGGTCGGCAGCACCGGCAGCGAGAAGTACGAAGCGAGCGGTGAATCCGCCGTAGGACCAAGGATGTTGGCGAACCGCAGCACGCACACGGCGACGTCCGGCCGGCGGCGGGCGAAGCCGCGGACATAGCCCTCGACCTCGACGGTGTCCTTCGCGAAGCCGCCGCTCGGCAGGGACTTCGGCGGGGTGCCCTCGGTGAAGACGGCCGGGTCGCGCGGGGCGGAGCCGTAGACGTTCGTGCTGGACTTCACCACCAGGCGCTTGACGACCGGCGACTTCTGGCAGGCGCCGAGCAGCTGCATGGTGCCGATGACGTTGGTCTCCTTGACCGTGGTCCGGCTGCCGCTGCCCAGGGCGGTGCCCGTCACGTCCATGTGGACGACGGTGTCGGCGCCCGACTCGGCGAGCACCCGCGCGATGGTGGGCTGCCGGATGTCGGCCTGGATGAACTCCGCGCCCCCGAGATGGTGCCCGGGCGCGACCGCGTCCACGGCGATCACCCGGTCCACCTGAGGGTCACGCTGGATCCGTCGTACGAACCGGCCCCCCAGCTGTCGGGCCACTCCGGTCACGAGCACGACCTTCCCCAAGATCAGCGCCTTCCTTCCGAGTTACCCGTGTGCGGCCAACCTAGCGGTTAGGTGTTGCGCTGTGATGACCGCATGACCGCGTGACCGACGGAAGTCCTGAACAAAACTGTGGCCCCCCACCGAATTCGGTGGGGGGCCACAGGAGACGCTCTCGCGGCGCCGCGTCGCCTACTTCTTGTTACGACGCTGCACGCGCGTGCGCTTCAGCAGCTTGCGGTGCTTCTTCTTAGCCATCCGCTTGCGCCGCTTCTTGATAACAGAGCCCACGACTACCCTCGCTCACTTCTCATCACTCGGTGCTGGGCATCATGGGCCCATACGACCTACAAGGGGCCAGCCTACCCGTCCGAGAGCTGAGGTCGTAATCGAGGTATCGCCTCAGGCTGTCTCCACCCCCACATAACTCTCGCGAAGGTACTCGTGTACCGCTTGCTCGGGGACGCGGAAGGACCGCCCCACCCGGATAGCGGGCAGATGACCGCTGTGCACCAACCGGTACACGGTCATCTTCGACACTCGCATCACCGAGGCGACCTCCGCCACGGTAAGGAACTGAACCTCGTTCAGAGGCCTCTCGCCAGCTGCAGCCATGACACACCTGAACCTTCCGCACTCGACGGTCACCGGCTTCCCCTTCCGGTGACTCTTCGTCGTTGCGTGCTCACTCCCCAATGTAGGGGCGTGTGATGCGAGTGGGGAAGAGGTGCACCCATCGGCGGCCATCGGCGGCCTACTGTGACAGACACGCTCGATTGAGTACGTAGCGGGTAAGCGGCCGGTAGTAAGCGGACCGCACGGCGTCATCAAGTGGAACGACGACGGACACCGACCCCTCGGCCTCCCCCACGAACAGCGCGGGGTCATCGGTGTCAGCCAGCCCAATGGCCTCGAACCCCAGCTGACCTGCTCCGCAGACCCATCCGTGGTCCCCGATCACCAGCTCCGGAAGCACCCCGCCGACCTCCGCCGCCGCACCCAGCACGGTACGAACCGGCAGCGGTGAGTGCGTGTGTGCGCCGGGCTCACAACCGGTGCGTTCGGGGCCCGGTTCGCGGACCAGGCCGACCCCCTGGACGTAGTCAAGGTTGTACGTGCGTAGACCGAACCGGGTCGTTATGTCGACAGAGAGACCATGCGCAGGGGTGAGAACAGCACACCCCGCCGCCGACAAGGCGTCCGCCAACGCGGCGTAGAACCCGAGCAGCCGATGCGGATGCCCGGTCCCGAGAAGCACGGCACCGCTCCGCTCCGCTACCTCCCCCAACCGATCGGCGAAGGCATCCAACGCGGCCAAAGTCCGCTCCGGATCGATCACATCATGCCCGGAAGTGTGCGTCGGGTCGGCCGAAACCCCACACTTGTCCGCCATCAGCCCGATCAAGTCCCGCTGCCCCCAAGTCCATTCGGGATCGAGTCCGATCAGCACCCGAGGATCCCGCGCGGCGAAGGCCCGATAACTCCGCAGACTCTCCTCCCGCGAGGTCGCCACGGGGCCGGCCAGCCGGGCGGCCAGCAGATGCGCGCGGAGGGCATCGGTGCTCAACACGGGAGCGATGCTGACGGACACGGCACCCCGGCACGACGAAAACCCGGGAAACACCGCGCGGTTGGCGTAACACCGGTGACAGGACGATGACAGGACAGTGACAAAAGCACCCACAACTGTCGTACGGGTTCCCGGGTCTCACCTTGCGTGGACGGAACGACCAACCGTCCCAAGCAAGTTGACCGACACATCACCAACTGGGGGAACACCGTCATGATCAAGCTGTCCCGTCGCACCACCACTGCGGCCGCACTCACGATCCTGGCCCTCGGCGGCACGGTAGCCGCCACGGCCCCGGCCTCGGCAGCCACATCTACCACCAAGGCGGCAGCCGCCGCCACCTACAACGGCGCCTGCGGCACCGGCTACAAGGTCATCGACTCCACGCCGGTCGGCAACTCCGGCAAGGTCTTCGTGACCTGGAACGCGTCAACCGGCAAGAACTGCGCGGTGACCGTCCGCAACGCCGTAGGCAACAAGATCAACATGAGGGTCACCCTCGACGCCCTCGGCGACTCCGACGCCCCGGCCGTGGACTCCGGCACCTACACGAGCTACGCCGGCCCGGTCTACGTCGAGGGCCGCGACTCCTGCATCGCCTGGGGCGGCACGATCGGCAACGCGTCGGCGGAGGACTCGGGGCACTGCGGCTGACGGGTGCATGGTGACCACCGGGGGCGGAGTGAACGGCCGTCCCCGGTGGTCGGTCCTCGACGCGGGCGGCGGCTTCTCAACGCCGGTAGGCGTCACCCAGAACGGGCTGGCATGACACCGCCAGGGGCCGGCACTTCTAGGCACCGGCCGGAATCAAGCAGCGCAGGGCGGCATCTCCCGGGCACGGACCGGAATCGCCCAGCACAGGCTGCACTTGTAGGCGCCGATCGACACCACTCAGCACAGGCCGACAATTCCAGGCACCGGTCGACATCACTGATTGCAGGCCAGCAGCTCTAGGCATGGGCGGGTGCTCCTCGACGCCGGGGGACATCACCCACCACGGGCCGGCATCTCCCCGGGACGGGCCGGAATCCCCCACCACGCCCGGCACTCCTCGACGCCACCCACCCGCACTTCTCAGCACAGCCCAGCAAATCCAGCCCGTCCGGCGTTTGAGGACGAGGCCGTTCAGGCCGAAGCAGGGGTCTGGGGGCGGCAGCCCCCAGGGATGGGACGGGTAGGGGCGGCGGGGGCGAAAAATCCCCGCGACACCAGCCCCCACCCACCCGCACATCCACCGGACACCTACGCCAACAACCCCCGCAACGGAAACACCGCACGCCGAGTAGCCACCACCGCCTGGTCAAGACGATCCCCGGGGTCATACCCCGACTCCCAGTCGGCGTAGGCCACCGGCCACCGCCCGTCCGTCATCCGCTGCGGCCCCAACTCCCGCGTCCGAGCGAACACTTCCTGCCGCCACCCCTCAGGAATCACCGCCTCCGGCGCAATCTCCCGCCCCGCAGCGATCGCAACAAGATGCGTCCAAGACCGCGGCACCACCTCCACCACGGCATAACCACCCCCACCGAGCGCGACCCACTTCCCGTCCGCGTACTCGTGCGCGAGCTCATGACACGCCACCTGCACCGCCCGCTGCGCATCCAACGACACCGCGAGATGAGCAAGCGGATCCTCGAAGTGCGTATCGGCCCCGTGCTGCGAAACCAACACCTGCGGCCGAAAGTCCGCGATCAACTCCGGTACGACAGCGTGAAACGCCCGCAACCACCCCGCGTCCCCGGTCCCCGCCGGCAACGCCACATTGACCGCGGACCCCTCCCCCCGCCCCGCCCCGGTCTCCTCCGGCCACCCGGTCTGCGGAAACAACGTCCGGGGATGCTCGTGCAGGGAGATCGTCAACACCCGGGGATCTTCCCAGAACGCCGCCTGAACCCCATCCCCGTGATGCACATCGACATCCACATACGCGACCCGCTCGGCCCCCAACTCCAACAGCCGGGCAATCGCCAACGAGGCATCGTTGTAAATGCAGAACCCCGAGGCACCCCCCGGCATCGCATGATGCAGCCCACCCGAGAAGTTCACGGCATGCAGCGCATCCCCGCCCCACACAGCTTCCGCCGCCCCCACCGACTGCCCAGCAATCAGCGCGGACACCTCGTGCATCCCGGCAAAGGCAGGATCATCCATGGTCCCGAGCCCATACGCCCCGTCCGCCGACTCCGGATCAGCCGAGGCCGCCTTCACCGCCTCGACATAGTCCTCCCGGTGAACCAGCCGCAACGTCGAATCACCGGCGGGCTTGGCCGCCACCACGTCCACGACCTCATCCAGCCCGAAGGCATCGACGAGTCTCCGGGTCAGGTCGAGCCGAACCGGGTCCATCGGATGGTCCCGGCCGAAGTCATAGCCCGTTACTGCCTCGTCCCACATCAGCTGTGCGCGCCCGCTCATGCCCGTCACCGTACCGGCCCTCCTGCGGCGCGAACGAGCGGGCGTACACCAACGTCACCAGCACCAACACCATCGGCACGAGCATCGCCCCGCGATAACTCCAGGCATCGCCCAGCGCCCCCACCAACGGCGAACCGATCAGAAACCCCACGTAATTGAACACATTGAGCCGCGCAATGGCCGTATCCGAAGCCCCCGGGAACAACCGCCCGGCCGCCGCGAAGGTCTGCGGCACCAACACACACAACCCGAGCCCCACCAACGTGAACCCGAGCATCCCGACCCCGGCCCCGGGCGCCACGGCCACCACGGCGAACCCCACCGCGGCCACCACCGCCCCCAGCCGCACCACGGCCACCGCCCCGAACCGCCGCACCCCGAGATCCCCGAGCCCTCGCCCGACCAGGCACATCACCATGTAGACGTTGTACGGAACGGTCGCGACCTGCTCCGAACTGCCCAGCACGTCCTTCAGATACTTCGCACTCCAGTTGGAGACGGTCGAGTCCCCGATATAGGCGAAGGTCATCACCAGACACAACGGCAGCAGCAACTTGAAAACAAGCGGCCCAGCCTCCGCACCCTCACCCTCTTCACCGGGCGCACCCCCGTCGACGTACCACCGACTCCCCACAAAGGCAGCCGGCAACAACACAGCCACCACCGGCAGATACGACACCCACAGCGCGAGATGCCAGTGCGCCCCCGCCCACGCCAGCGAGGCCCCCACAATCCCGCCCAGGCTGTACGCGGCATGGAAGCTGAGCATGATGCTCCGCCCGTACGTCCGCTGCAGACTCACCCCGAGCATGTTCATCGAGGCGTCCAGCGCACCCACCCCGAGCCCGAACGCCCCGAGCGCGACGGCCAGTTCGGCCATGCTGTCGCCCGCCCCGACCCCGAGCAGCGCCAGGAGGACGACGGGCTGGGACCAGCGCAGCAGCACGCTGGGCCGTATTCGCTTCACCAGGTGCTCGGTGGTCACACTCCCGACCCCGGCGAGGATCGGCACGGCGGCCAGGAAGACGGGCAGCAGCCCGTCCGACACCCCGTACCGGTCCTGGATCGCCGGGATGCGCGTCACGAGCAGCGCGAAGGTGGCGCCCTGAGCGAAGAAGCTGAACGCCAAAGAGGCCCTACCGCGCCGCAGCACATCTGTCATGGCGGCGAGCGTAAGGGCCCCGGCGTACTCGTGGGTAGATCCAGCCAAAGATGAATTCTGCTCAGCTTTACCGAGCGACGACCAGCGACGGCACAACCGCAGGTGAGGGCACGTCCCCGGCCTTCAGCTCCGCGTCGATCATCTCCGCCATCGGCCCCACGGCGACACCACCACTGACCACCGACGTCACGGCGATCGTCCCGATCATCACCACCGTGCCCAGCCACACCATGGTGTCCACGGGCAGCGTGTACACCCCGACGATCCGCGCGACACACTCCGCGAGCAGCATCACACCCCACACGAGCGAGAACCGCCGCTCGGCCCGCCGGAACGCCACAGACCCGCTCAACAGCCGCTCGAACGCGGCATCCCGCTCCGGGCTGCCCTTCACGAGGAAGGGCTTCATCCCGGCGGTCATCATCGGCTTTCCCATCACCACGGACACAAGGATCCCGATCCCGACGGCACTGCTGATCCCGCTGTCCTTCGCGAGCATCAACCGCGGGTCACCGGCCACGAAACTGAGCAGCAGCCCGACAACGTTCACGAACAGAATCAGCGCGGCGAAGGCATTGATCGTCCGCTCGGCGACGACCCCCCACACGGTCCGCACCGCCGGCACGACGCTGCTCCACCCCAGCGCCGCCACAGTGCCCATCCCGAACCCGCTCTTCAGCAGGTAGTACGACCCGATCGGTACCGCCACGTCCGCGAGGAGCGGCCCGAAGTTCTTCTTCATGGAGCCCGTGTTCGTCGTCATGCCCTCAGCCTGCCGGAGGCCCCGGCCCGCCAGTAGAACCGATCGTCCGGACCTCGGCATGACAAATGTCAGCGCCCCCACCCTGCCCGAGGTCATTCCAGCAGGTCAGCCAACTGCCCCATGTCACGAAAGAGTTGAGTAGCCCCGACAAGCCGCTCAACAGGAGTCATCCCGATGAACCCATACACATCCATACCGGCCGCCACACCAGCCCGCACCCCCAACGGACTGTCCTCTACGACGACACACCGCTCCGGCGCGACACCCATCCGCTCGGCCGCGTACAGGAACAGGTCCGGCGCGGGCTTCCCCCGCCCCACGTCCTCGGAGCTGAACACCCACTCGTCCTCGAACCACTCGTCCAGCCCCGTGGTCCGATGCCCCACGCGAATCCGCTCATGACTCCCGGACGACGCCACGCAGTACGGCACCCCGTCCGCGACCAGCCTCTCCAGCACGTCGACGGCCCCGGCGACCGGCTTCAACTCCCGCTCGAACGCGGCGAACACGCGGGCATGGAAGACATCGTCGAAGTCGTCCGGCAGCCGCTGCCCGGTCCGCTCCTCGACGAGATCGTGGACGCGGTGCATCGCGGCACCCATGTAGTCACGGAGGGACTCCTCGTAGGAGGTCGGGTGCCCGAGCTCGGTGAGATAGCGGGCCAGGAGCCTGTTGGAGATCGGCTCACTGTCGACGAGAACACCGTCGTTGTCGAAGATCACGAGGTCATAGCGCATACCGCTGAGCCTAAACGCAGAAAACCCCCGTACCGGATTAACGGTACGGGGGTTTTCGCAATATTTGTTCGGCGGCGTCCTACTCTCCCACAGGGTCCCCCCTGCAGTACCATCGGCGCTGTAAGGCTTAGCTTCCGGGTTCGGAATGTAACCGGGCGTTTCCCTCACGCTATGACCACCGAAACACTATGAAACAGACAACCGCACCACACCCCG from Streptomyces sp. NBC_01288 carries:
- a CDS encoding HAD family hydrolase produces the protein MRYDLVIFDNDGVLVDSEPISNRLLARYLTELGHPTSYEESLRDYMGAAMHRVHDLVEERTGQRLPDDFDDVFHARVFAAFERELKPVAGAVDVLERLVADGVPYCVASSGSHERIRVGHRTTGLDEWFEDEWVFSSEDVGRGKPAPDLFLYAAERMGVAPERCVVVEDSPLGVRAGVAAGMDVYGFIGMTPVERLVGATQLFRDMGQLADLLE
- a CDS encoding VC0807 family protein — encoded protein: MTTNTGSMKKNFGPLLADVAVPIGSYYLLKSGFGMGTVAALGWSSVVPAVRTVWGVVAERTINAFAALILFVNVVGLLLSFVAGDPRLMLAKDSGISSAVGIGILVSVVMGKPMMTAGMKPFLVKGSPERDAAFERLLSGSVAFRRAERRFSLVWGVMLLAECVARIVGVYTLPVDTMVWLGTVVMIGTIAVTSVVSGGVAVGPMAEMIDAELKAGDVPSPAVVPSLVVAR